One window from the genome of Hydra vulgaris chromosome 02, alternate assembly HydraT2T_AEP encodes:
- the LOC136075726 gene encoding uncharacterized protein LOC136075726, with product MTENENYFENSSFHVFRLNNLNTLDEHDPDKIIFDDYSLMNTEAQYLFPDEIKQYLSDIEPFENLSLLHLNIRSAKANFENFKIFLEESNFIFNIICLSETWLTDDAFSESCRFDLLEYDAIHLQRKSKKRGGGGVIYVKNSLRFKMRKDMCISECNGKFVSIEIVNDKTKNILVTCCYKPPNASTENFSNHLQNIIQKVSLEKKKLFVLGDFNINALNYDNDIESQNFYNNLFRYGVIPLINKPTRITRNSATLIDNISTNFLFENSLKKGIIKTPISDHMPIFISANTSNKQKQKQNKVTFTKRLLSLNNQLAFQNELGNIDWSPLDSLNDANSMFNNFHHIFSNLYEKHFPETEVKIKVKTLNSPWTLFEKVKRTAKSNYYKKQLEKCQLSSRKTWQVLNEIIGKPKINESFPKILHTKNKTIDNENNIANEFNNFCVNIGPKLAAKIPNVNKSFKEYLQCNKNQFKNEILTFKEYETAFKSLKRNKSSGIDGINSNIVIDCFNELKVPLFKICKRSLNEGIFPDILKSAKVKPIYKSGDKTDIGNYRPISILSIFSKIFERIMFNRLYAFFKNNDLFYSKQFGFEKSTSTEHAILHLFNEIKNSFANGEFTLGVFNDLSKAFDTVDHKIMIKKLMMYGIRGVPCRWIADYLSKRTQSIYNGNKKLTNSSLISCGVPQGSILGPLLFLIYVNDLWRATNISTIMFADDSNFFILGKDIPQLFVQMNNELDKVSLWFNANKLSINSTKTMTTKGIKRLKTIFDYSDLVSIRPAGRKYGCSHSHIIKTLAKYTDIKSYTKQGTPHRQENQNEQIKTGIDRLYRDFKRKLDDESYFTLSHSTINGNSTYYSSNRDKTPPSVKYRKKRKFEPKISAVHPRSSCSSCRRAVHPCSSWHLYILAGPGVIALCQNRDQLL from the exons ATGACTGAAAACGAAAATTACTTCGAAAATAGTTCATTTCatgtttttagattaaataatttaaacacgCTCGATGAGCACGATCctgataaaattatatttgatgACTATTCATTAATGAATACGGAAGCACAGTATTTATTTCCGGACGAAATAAAGCAATATTTATCGGATATTGAACCTTTTGAGAACTTATCTCTTCTTCATCTTAACATAAGAAGCGCTAaagcaaattttgaaaactttaaaatattcttagaggaaagcaattttattttcaatataatttgtttaagtgAAACTTGGCTAACTGATGATGCATTTAGCGAAAGTTGTAGGTTTGACTTACTAGAATATGACGCAATTCACTTACAAAGAAAGTCTAAAAAAAGAGGTGGTGGTGGTGTTATTTACGTCAAAAATAGCTTGCGGTTTAAAATGCGAAAAGACATGTGCATATCTGAATGCAACGGCAAATTTGTTTCGATTGAAATAGTTAatgataaaaccaaaaatattttagtaaccTGTTGTTACAAACCGCCAAATGCGTCCACAGAAAATTTCTCAAATCATCTCCagaatattattcaaaaagtttctctagaaaaaaaaaaactgtttgtatTAGGTGACTTTAATATTAACGCCCTAAATTATGACAATGATATAGAAAGtcaaaacttttacaataatttatttcGATATGGTGTGATCcctttaataaacaaaccaacaaGAATAACAAGAAATTCAGCAACATTAATAGACAATATAtcaactaactttttatttgaaaactcgttaaaaaaaggaataattaaAACACCAATTTCAGATCACATGCCAATTTTCATATCCGCTAATAcgtcaaataaacaaaaacaaaaacaaaataaagtcaCATTTACTAAACGCCTCCTATCATTAAACAATCAATTAGCGTTTCAAAATGAACTAGGAAATATAGACTGGTCTCCATTAGATTCACTCAATGATGCTAATTCCATGTTTAATAACTTCCAtcacattttttcaaacttgtaTGAAAAACACTTCCCAGAGACAgaagtaaaaattaaagttaaaacctTAAATTCGCCATg GACTTTATTTGAGAAAGTCAAACGAACTGCAAAatcaaactattataaaaagcaaCTTGAAAAGTGTCAACTAAGTTCTAGGAAAACTTGGCAAGtactaaatgaaataattggaAAACCGAAAATCAATGAATCTTTTCCGAAAATCTtacatactaaaaataaaactattgacaatgaaaacaatatagcaaatgaatttaacaatttttgtgtGAATATAGGGCCTAAACTTGCGGCAAAAATtccaaatgtaaataaatcatttaaggAATACCTTCAGtgcaataaaaatcaatttaaaaatgagattTTAACCTTTAAAGAATACGAAACAGCTTTTAAAAGCTTGAAACGTAATAAGTCATCTGGAATTGATGGTATAAACAGCAACATTGTCATTGACTGTTTTAATGAGTTAAAAGtgcctttatttaaaatttgtaaacgtTCTCTGAATGAGGGTATCTTTCCTGATATACTTAAATCAGCAAAAGTTAAACCTATATATAAATCAGGCGATAAAACGGATATTGGAAACTATAGACCAATATCTATACTTTCcattttttctaagatttttgagCGAATTATGTTCAATAGgttatatgcattttttaaaaataatgacttaTTCTATTCAAAACAGTTTGGATTCGAGAAAAGCActtcaactgaacatgcaatacttcacttatttaatgaaataaaaaactcttttgcaAACGGAGAATTTACTTTAGGCGTGTTTAATGACCTCTCCAAGGCCTTTGACACAGTGGatcataaaataatgataaaaaagcttATGATGTACGGCATAAGAGGCGTACCCTGCAGGTGGATAGCAGATTACCTGAGTAAACGTACACAGTCCATATATAACggaaataaaaaactaacaaattcATCTTTAATTTCATGTGGAGTGCCCCAAGGATCTATTCTTGGGCCTCTACTTTTCCTAATATACGTGAATGATCTATGGAGAGCgacaaatatatcaacaataatgtttgctgatgacagtaacttttttattttaggaaaagATATACCTCAACTCTTTGTACAAATGAACAACGAGTTAGATAAAGTTTCACTTTGGTTCAatgcaaataaactttctattAATTCAA CCAAAACCATGACCACTAAGGGTATCAAGCGCCTGAAAACCATATTTGATTACAGTGATTTAGTTTCGATCAGGCCAGCTGGTCGAAAATATGGATGCAGTCATTCGCATATCATTAAAACTCTTGCCAAGTACACTGACattaaaagttatacaaaacagGGTACACCTCATCGACAAGAGAACCAGAATGAGCAAATCAAAACCGGCATTGATCGTCTTTATcgtgattttaaaagaaaattggaCGACGAGTCTTACTTTACGCTGTCGCACTCAACAATTAATGGAAACAGCACCTACTACTCTAGCAACAGAGACAAGACTCCACCAAGTGTTAAATATCGCAAAAAGCGCAAGTTCGAACCCAAG ATTAGTGCTGTTCATCCACGCTCGTCATGCTCGTCATGTCGTCGTGCTGTTCATCCATGCTCGTCAtggcatttatatattttggcCGGACCTGGCGTCATCGCATTATGCCAAAACCGTGACCAACTGCTATGA